In Prochlorococcus marinus str. MIT 1214, one DNA window encodes the following:
- the psbM gene encoding photosystem II reaction center protein PsbM codes for METTSFGFAASLLFVGVPTIFLIGLFVSTSEGEKSSFYSDSSKGRLSPEPKK; via the coding sequence ATGGAAACCACTAGTTTTGGCTTTGCCGCAAGTCTTTTATTTGTTGGAGTACCAACGATCTTTCTGATTGGTTTATTTGTTTCTACCAGTGAGGGTGAGAAATCAAGCTTTTATTCAGATTCCAGCAAGGGTAGATTGAGTCCTGAGCCTAAAAAGTAA
- a CDS encoding acyl-CoA thioesterase, giving the protein MSSINNHWKLIKTVLPQHTDHAGVMWHGSYLSFLEEGRIDALDKVGLSYSKLSKNGFEIPVISVQLKYKKSFIHGEKVFLMSQFKLENKIRIICKTLFLKSNGDVGAEAQIELVVVKKINDSIKLVRELPVQIENILLMLEEGPKI; this is encoded by the coding sequence ATGAGCTCAATAAATAATCATTGGAAATTAATAAAAACGGTTCTTCCACAGCACACTGATCATGCTGGTGTTATGTGGCATGGTTCTTATTTGAGCTTTTTAGAAGAGGGTAGAATTGATGCCTTGGATAAAGTTGGACTTTCATATTCAAAATTATCAAAAAATGGTTTTGAAATACCAGTGATTTCAGTCCAACTTAAATATAAAAAATCTTTTATTCATGGAGAAAAAGTTTTTTTAATGAGTCAATTTAAGCTTGAAAATAAAATACGAATTATATGTAAAACTTTATTTTTAAAATCAAATGGTGATGTTGGCGCAGAAGCACAAATTGAACTTGTTGTTGTAAAAAAAATAAATGACTCAATAAAGTTAGTAAGAGAATTACCAGTACAAATTGAAAATATATTATTAATGCTAGAAGAAGGCCCAAAGATTTAA
- the prmC gene encoding peptide chain release factor N(5)-glutamine methyltransferase — protein sequence MILKGGRKVDFDWLLDMAAGVSWAELQSIILNPKNFISLAISTEELEVIWESHLKDQTPLQYLISKCPWRDIELEVSADALIPRQETEFLIDFALKKVTNIDFGRWADLGTGSGPIAISLAKSLPDWNGHASDISKEALEIAKRNLKSIVPNANVIFSLGDWWGPLKRWRGSFDLVLSNPPYIPSNLIEELDPVVKNHEPLIALDGGADGMNASRKIILGALDGLAKGGWLILEHHYDQSERIISFMKNIGMKDVSFEKDLSGIKRYAICRRN from the coding sequence ATGATATTAAAAGGCGGAAGGAAAGTTGATTTTGATTGGCTTTTAGATATGGCGGCTGGAGTTTCTTGGGCTGAATTGCAAAGCATTATTTTGAACCCTAAGAATTTTATCTCCTTAGCAATCTCAACTGAAGAATTAGAAGTTATTTGGGAATCTCATTTAAAAGATCAAACCCCACTTCAATATTTGATTTCTAAGTGCCCCTGGAGAGATATTGAGTTAGAGGTTTCAGCAGATGCTCTGATTCCTAGACAAGAAACAGAATTTTTGATTGATTTTGCTTTGAAAAAAGTGACTAATATTGATTTTGGAAGATGGGCTGATCTAGGTACAGGCTCTGGACCTATTGCAATATCTTTGGCTAAATCTCTTCCTGATTGGAACGGACATGCATCTGATATTAGTAAGGAAGCATTAGAAATAGCAAAAAGAAATTTAAAATCTATTGTGCCAAATGCGAATGTGATATTTTCTTTGGGTGATTGGTGGGGACCTTTGAAAAGATGGAGGGGAAGCTTTGATTTGGTTTTAAGTAATCCTCCTTATATACCCTCCAATTTAATTGAAGAGCTAGACCCAGTTGTTAAAAATCATGAGCCACTTATTGCTTTGGATGGCGGAGCGGATGGAATGAATGCTTCTAGGAAAATCATCCTTGGGGCATTAGATGGACTTGCCAAAGGAGGTTGGTTAATTCTTGAACATCATTATGATCAAAGTGAAAGGATAATTAGTTTTATGAAGAATATTGGAATGAAAGACGTTTCTTTTGAAAAAGATTTAAGTGGAATCAAGCGCTATGCAATTTGTCGAAGAAATTGA
- a CDS encoding L-threonylcarbamoyladenylate synthase, whose amino-acid sequence MISNQFGISDLALKLKKGSLALFPTDTLPALCSYQKYSKKIWTIKKRPLSKPLILMGGCLDDLFEFVHPCAVEEGLKLAKIYWPGALTMVLPTIGNFSEHLNCNSNSVGFRVPALRLARDLLIKTGPLATTSANISGEEPVKDAIEASMKFPGIPILSPVPWPKASGLASTVVEWKDGEWNLLRAGSVVVN is encoded by the coding sequence ATGATCTCCAATCAATTTGGAATTTCTGACTTGGCTTTAAAGTTGAAAAAGGGATCTTTAGCTTTGTTCCCTACTGATACTTTGCCAGCACTTTGTTCATACCAAAAATACTCAAAAAAAATATGGACTATTAAGAAAAGGCCTTTAAGTAAGCCACTTATATTAATGGGAGGTTGCTTGGATGATTTGTTTGAATTTGTTCATCCTTGTGCTGTGGAAGAAGGCTTGAAATTGGCAAAAATCTATTGGCCTGGAGCTTTAACAATGGTTTTGCCAACAATAGGAAATTTTTCTGAGCATTTGAATTGTAATTCTAATTCTGTGGGTTTTAGAGTCCCCGCGCTAAGACTTGCAAGAGATTTGCTTATTAAAACTGGTCCTCTTGCAACTACAAGTGCAAACATTTCTGGAGAAGAACCTGTTAAAGATGCGATAGAAGCTTCGATGAAATTCCCTGGGATTCCAATACTTTCTCCTGTCCCTTGGCCAAAGGCCTCTGGTCTCGCAAGCACAGTTGTTGAATGGAAGGACGGGGAATGGAATTTGTTAAGAGCAGGTTCAGTTGTGGTGAATTAA
- the minE gene encoding cell division topological specificity factor MinE, translating into MAMTLRDIINKLLRRQRASASTARERLQLVLAHDRSDLSTELLDQMRKEILEVVAKYVEIDVDEGAVSLETEDRMTALVANLPIKRTMTGQIKLKEPKNQSEENSQETEGTDQNS; encoded by the coding sequence ATGGCAATGACACTTAGGGACATTATCAACAAGTTACTTCGTAGACAGAGGGCTAGTGCTAGCACTGCGAGAGAGAGATTGCAACTTGTTTTGGCTCATGACCGATCAGATCTCAGTACAGAACTTTTAGATCAAATGAGAAAAGAAATACTTGAGGTAGTAGCAAAGTATGTAGAGATAGATGTCGATGAAGGTGCAGTAAGTCTTGAGACAGAAGATCGCATGACTGCATTAGTGGCAAACCTCCCAATAAAAAGAACTATGACTGGTCAAATTAAACTGAAAGAGCCTAAGAATCAGTCAGAAGAAAATTCTCAAGAAACTGAAGGCACAGATCAAAATTCTTAA
- the minD gene encoding septum site-determining protein MinD: MATDTRVILICSGKGGVGKTTLTANLGISLARQGLNTAVLDADFGLRNLDLLLGLENRIVYTAQEVLEEECRLDQALVKHKQESNLSLLPAGNPRMLDWLKPDDMKRIVEMLKEQFNYVLIDCPAGVEDGFKNAMAASQEAIVVTNPEVSAVRDADRVIGLLNTNAIKPVQLVLNRVRPKMMANQEMLSIDDVTDILALPLLGLVLEDEQVIVSTNRGEPLTLNSLNSPAAKCYLNIAKRLQGEDIPLIDPAEESSGFGAKFRRLMQTKIF, translated from the coding sequence GTGGCGACAGATACCCGTGTCATTCTTATTTGCTCAGGGAAGGGCGGTGTCGGCAAGACAACCCTTACAGCAAATCTTGGCATTTCACTGGCAAGACAGGGTTTAAACACTGCTGTTTTAGACGCAGACTTTGGTCTGAGAAATTTGGATTTACTATTAGGTCTTGAAAATCGAATTGTTTATACGGCACAAGAAGTTCTTGAGGAGGAATGCAGACTTGATCAGGCCTTAGTGAAGCACAAGCAAGAATCGAATCTATCTTTACTGCCTGCGGGGAATCCAAGAATGCTTGATTGGTTAAAACCGGATGATATGAAGCGCATAGTTGAGATGTTAAAAGAACAGTTCAATTACGTTTTAATTGATTGTCCTGCAGGTGTTGAAGATGGATTTAAGAATGCTATGGCAGCCTCTCAAGAAGCGATAGTAGTTACCAATCCTGAGGTATCGGCAGTAAGAGATGCAGACAGAGTTATTGGTTTGCTTAATACAAATGCTATCAAACCAGTCCAGTTAGTTCTTAATAGAGTTAGGCCAAAGATGATGGCCAACCAAGAAATGTTGTCTATCGATGATGTTACTGATATTTTAGCCTTACCTTTACTTGGTCTTGTGCTAGAGGATGAGCAGGTAATTGTCAGTACAAACCGAGGTGAACCTCTAACTTTAAATAGCCTTAATTCCCCAGCAGCTAAATGTTATCTAAATATTGCCAAGAGATTACAAGGAGAAGATATTCCGCTTATTGATCCCGCAGAGGAGAGTTCGGGATTTGGTGCAAAATTTAGAAGACTAATGCAAACAAAAATTTTCTAA
- the minC gene encoding septum site-determining protein MinC, with protein sequence MYFNNQKTIIDLEDSEYLNWKLCLKNKLKILESSNIEINANNIGLSCTEISEIITIADQYNCKIISFCSTSLKTIVSSQSLGIKSQFTIENSSKNTFKVNDKNSPFSKTHFHQGTVRSGEYLESSGDLLILGDVNPGAKVSAAGNIIIWGRLLGIAHAGSEGNSKATISALQLRPVQLRIAKKVARGPKEKPQLCIAEQARIDSEEIIISPLETT encoded by the coding sequence ATGTATTTTAATAATCAAAAAACAATAATCGATCTCGAGGATAGTGAATATCTAAATTGGAAATTGTGTTTAAAAAACAAATTAAAAATTCTGGAGTCAAGCAATATAGAAATCAATGCTAATAACATCGGCCTTTCATGTACAGAAATATCAGAAATAATAACAATTGCAGATCAATATAATTGTAAAATAATCAGTTTTTGCTCAACATCTTTAAAGACGATAGTAAGTTCTCAATCACTAGGAATTAAATCTCAATTTACTATTGAAAATTCTTCAAAAAATACCTTCAAGGTTAATGATAAAAATTCACCTTTTTCAAAAACTCACTTTCATCAAGGAACTGTCCGGTCAGGAGAGTATCTTGAGAGCTCTGGGGATTTACTAATCCTTGGAGATGTTAATCCAGGTGCAAAAGTTAGTGCAGCGGGAAATATAATTATCTGGGGTAGACTTCTTGGAATTGCTCATGCAGGAAGTGAAGGCAATTCTAAAGCAACTATATCCGCACTTCAACTTAGACCTGTTCAACTAAGAATCGCTAAAAAAGTTGCTAGAGGGCCTAAGGAGAAACCTCAACTTTGTATTGCAGAACAAGCAAGAATAGATTCTGAAGAAATTATAATTTCCCCACTGGAGACAACATAG
- a CDS encoding HD domain-containing protein, with the protein MSTRTYYDPLHKSITLNSSKPEEKMVMELIDSSPFQRLRRIKQLGPAYLTFHGAESSRFTHSIGVFHITRRAINHLSEFDSRLKKYKFILYGAALLHDLGHGPLSHTSEEIFKINHEIWTGKLINSNKEITKILNKYGKGNSKSISDLIHSRKAPEKFIISLISSQLDCDRLDYLMRDSYTTGARYGQLDIDRIISAMTIAPDGDLAIHPKGLTAVEHYLVIRNLMYRSVYNHRLNEVCNWLLEQIISTARKIGPKKIWADKNMSEWLWNHKEMSLESFLSNDDIVTGYHIHQWQDSNSQELSNLCRRFIHRNLLKALNISSLSLEIRLEALAKARILSEKYCIEPDISCGLREQIVKSYHPYKYGLRLWDGERLQALEKVSPLVERLTEPNQSSWLIYPKEIEIELKIEIEKLKIKDN; encoded by the coding sequence ATGTCAACAAGAACTTATTATGACCCTCTGCATAAATCAATCACACTAAACAGCTCAAAGCCCGAGGAAAAAATGGTGATGGAATTAATAGATTCATCCCCATTTCAAAGATTAAGAAGAATCAAACAATTAGGTCCTGCATATTTAACTTTTCATGGTGCTGAATCAAGCAGATTCACTCATTCTATTGGTGTATTTCACATAACAAGAAGAGCGATAAATCATTTATCTGAGTTCGATTCTAGATTAAAAAAGTACAAATTCATTCTCTATGGAGCTGCTCTTTTACATGATTTGGGTCATGGTCCATTAAGTCATACAAGTGAAGAAATTTTCAAAATAAATCATGAAATATGGACAGGAAAATTAATAAATTCAAATAAAGAAATCACTAAGATCCTTAATAAATATGGCAAAGGAAATTCAAAATCTATTTCAGATTTAATTCATTCAAGGAAAGCTCCCGAAAAATTTATAATTTCTTTAATTAGTAGTCAGCTTGATTGCGATCGACTTGATTACCTAATGAGAGATAGTTATACAACAGGGGCTAGATATGGGCAGTTAGATATTGATAGAATAATATCGGCAATGACAATTGCGCCAGATGGAGATTTAGCAATACACCCTAAGGGATTAACGGCAGTCGAGCATTATTTAGTAATAAGAAATCTAATGTATAGAAGCGTATATAACCATCGATTAAATGAAGTTTGCAATTGGTTGTTAGAGCAAATTATAAGCACAGCAAGAAAGATTGGTCCCAAAAAAATATGGGCAGATAAAAACATGTCTGAATGGCTATGGAATCACAAAGAAATGAGTCTTGAAAGTTTTCTATCCAATGATGACATAGTAACTGGATACCATATTCATCAATGGCAAGACTCTAATTCTCAAGAGTTATCTAATCTATGCAGACGTTTTATCCATAGAAATTTATTAAAAGCATTAAACATATCCTCATTGTCATTAGAGATAAGACTAGAAGCCCTAGCAAAAGCCAGAATATTATCAGAAAAATATTGCATTGAGCCAGATATCTCCTGCGGCTTAAGAGAACAAATAGTTAAAAGTTATCATCCTTACAAATATGGTCTTCGTTTATGGGATGGGGAAAGATTACAAGCTCTAGAGAAAGTTTCACCATTAGTAGAGAGATTAACAGAGCCTAATCAATCTTCATGGTTAATTTATCCAAAAGAAATAGAGATTGAATTAAAAATAGAGATTGAAAAACTAAAAATTAAAGATAACTAA
- the ctpZ gene encoding carboxyl-terminal processing protease CtpZ: MLSSVKSLTKLLQRFFAVLICFGILFQVFTQPTFALNDGQLLVIEAWNLVNAGYLDPKKFDEIQWKKLRQKALEKPINNSQQAYSAIEAMLLPLGDPYTRLLRPDDYEAMKKSNIGSEINGVGLQLGARKEDGEIVVISPLEGSPSSDAGITSGTILKKVNGQSPKQLGLEATAAKLRGQTGTQVIVEIEQPDNEIKEISLERRSVDLRPVRTKRIRNESHTFGYLRITQFSEGVPDQVKEALQELSGKDIDGLILDLRNNSGGLVSSGLAVADDFLSNMPIVETKKRDSINDPISSGIETLYDGPMVTLVNAGTASASEILAGALQDNQRSELIGNNTFGKGLIQSLTNLSDGSGLAVTVASYLTPNGRDIQNLGIVPDRLLEMPEPLNPGSDEDRWLLDAELIMQATLDKEEVSEKSSKEVQEKEEQSISN; this comes from the coding sequence ATGCTTTCATCTGTTAAATCTTTAACTAAGCTACTGCAAAGATTTTTTGCAGTATTAATATGCTTTGGAATTTTATTTCAAGTCTTTACTCAGCCCACTTTTGCCCTCAATGATGGACAATTACTGGTTATTGAGGCCTGGAATCTAGTTAATGCAGGTTACCTAGATCCAAAGAAATTTGATGAAATTCAATGGAAAAAACTTCGCCAAAAAGCCCTAGAAAAACCAATTAATAATTCACAGCAAGCCTACTCAGCTATAGAAGCAATGCTTCTTCCTCTTGGAGATCCTTATACGCGCTTATTGAGGCCAGACGATTACGAAGCGATGAAAAAAAGCAACATAGGAAGTGAAATCAACGGTGTTGGCCTTCAGTTGGGAGCAAGAAAAGAAGATGGAGAAATAGTTGTCATATCTCCTCTTGAAGGATCCCCTTCCTCGGATGCTGGTATCACAAGTGGAACAATTTTAAAAAAAGTCAATGGGCAATCTCCAAAACAATTGGGACTTGAAGCAACAGCAGCTAAATTGAGAGGACAAACCGGAACTCAAGTAATTGTTGAGATAGAACAACCTGACAATGAAATTAAAGAAATTTCTCTAGAAAGAAGAAGTGTTGATTTAAGACCAGTTAGGACAAAGAGAATAAGAAATGAATCTCATACATTTGGTTACTTGAGAATCACACAATTTAGCGAGGGAGTTCCTGATCAAGTCAAGGAAGCATTGCAAGAATTATCGGGGAAAGATATTGATGGACTGATTTTGGACCTAAGAAATAACTCTGGAGGTCTAGTAAGTTCCGGACTTGCAGTTGCCGATGACTTCCTCAGCAATATGCCCATTGTAGAAACAAAAAAAAGAGATTCTATAAATGATCCGATCAGCTCTGGTATAGAAACTCTTTATGATGGACCCATGGTTACGCTTGTAAATGCTGGAACAGCAAGCGCTAGTGAAATTCTTGCCGGAGCTTTACAGGACAATCAGAGATCTGAGCTTATAGGTAATAACACATTTGGGAAAGGTCTAATTCAATCCTTGACGAATTTAAGTGATGGCAGTGGTTTAGCAGTCACTGTTGCTAGCTATTTAACTCCAAATGGAAGAGACATACAGAATCTTGGAATAGTTCCTGATCGCCTCTTAGAAATGCCAGAGCCACTCAATCCAGGTTCCGATGAAGACAGATGGCTTTTAGATGCAGAGCTGATCATGCAAGCCACTTTGGATAAAGAAGAAGTTTCAGAGAAATCATCAAAAGAAGTTCAAGAAAAAGAAGAACAATCTATTAGCAATTAA
- the petB gene encoding cytochrome b6: MANSSPVYDWFQERLEIQDIADDVTSKYVPPHVNIFYCLGGITLVCFLIQFATGFAMTFYYKPTVTEAYSSVSYLMTDVSFGWLIRSVHRWSASMMVLMLILHVFRVYLTGGFKRPRELTWITGVVMAVITVAFGVTGYSLPWDQVGYWAVKIVSGVPAAIPVIGDFMVELLRGGESVGQSTLTRFYSLHTFVMPWLLAVFMLMHFLMIRKQGISGPL, translated from the coding sequence ATGGCGAACTCTTCACCGGTTTATGACTGGTTCCAGGAACGTCTTGAGATACAGGACATAGCTGATGATGTCACTTCAAAATACGTTCCCCCACATGTCAACATTTTTTATTGTCTGGGTGGGATAACACTGGTTTGTTTTTTGATTCAATTTGCGACTGGATTCGCGATGACCTTTTATTACAAACCTACAGTAACTGAAGCTTATAGCTCCGTTAGTTATTTGATGACAGATGTGAGTTTTGGTTGGTTGATTAGATCAGTTCATAGATGGAGTGCCTCAATGATGGTACTCATGCTTATTTTGCATGTTTTTCGAGTTTATTTAACTGGTGGATTCAAAAGGCCTAGAGAATTAACATGGATAACTGGCGTGGTCATGGCAGTTATAACAGTTGCTTTTGGAGTTACTGGCTATTCATTACCTTGGGATCAAGTTGGATACTGGGCGGTTAAAATTGTTTCCGGAGTACCTGCAGCTATTCCAGTAATTGGAGATTTTATGGTTGAACTTCTTAGAGGCGGTGAAAGTGTTGGGCAGTCAACTTTGACAAGGTTTTACAGTCTCCATACTTTCGTAATGCCATGGCTATTAGCCGTTTTCATGTTGATGCACTTTCTAATGATTAGAAAACAAGGGATCTCAGGACCATTATAA
- the petD gene encoding cytochrome b6-f complex subunit IV: MSTLKKPDLADTKLRAKLAKGMGHNYYGEPAWPNDLLYIFPVVILGTIACVVGLAVLDPAFLGDKANPFATPLEILPEWYLYPVFQILRVVPNKLLGIALQTLIPLGLMILPFIENVNKFANPFRRPVAMSLFLFGTVLTMYLGIGACLPIDKSLTLGLF, encoded by the coding sequence ATGTCTACTCTTAAGAAACCTGACTTAGCCGATACCAAATTAAGAGCAAAACTTGCTAAAGGAATGGGTCATAATTATTACGGAGAACCAGCATGGCCAAATGACCTATTATATATTTTCCCTGTTGTTATTCTTGGGACCATTGCATGTGTTGTTGGTTTAGCAGTTTTAGATCCAGCATTCCTTGGAGATAAAGCAAATCCATTTGCTACTCCTTTAGAGATTCTTCCTGAATGGTATTTATATCCTGTTTTTCAGATTTTACGAGTTGTACCTAATAAATTACTTGGTATTGCTCTACAGACATTGATACCTCTAGGTTTAATGATTCTTCCCTTTATTGAAAATGTAAATAAATTTGCTAATCCTTTTAGAAGACCAGTTGCAATGTCATTATTTTTATTTGGAACTGTTTTGACAATGTATCTCGGTATTGGAGCATGTCTACCTATTGATAAATCTCTAACGTTAGGTTTGTTCTAG